Proteins encoded by one window of Anas platyrhynchos isolate ZD024472 breed Pekin duck chromosome 14, IASCAAS_PekinDuck_T2T, whole genome shotgun sequence:
- the CNOT6 gene encoding CCR4-NOT transcription complex subunit 6 isoform X1: MPKEKYDPPDPRRMYTIMSSEEAANGKKSHWAELEISGKVRSLSSSLWTLTHLTALHLSDNSLSRIPSDIAKLHNLVYLDLSSNKIRSLPAELGNMVSLRELHLNNNLLRVLPFELGKLFQLQTLGLKGNPLTQDILNLYQEPDGTRRLLNYLLDNLAGTAKRISTEQPPPRSWIMLQEPDRTRPTALFSVMCYNVLCDKYATRQLYGYCPSWALNWEYRKKAIMQEILSCNADIISLQEVETEQYYSFFLVELKERGYNGFFSPKSRARTMSEQERKHVDGCAIFFKTEKFTLVQKHTVEFNQLAMANSEGSEAMLNRVMTKDNIGVAVLLELRKELIEMSSGKPHLGMEKQLVLVANAHMHWDPDYSDVKLVQTMMFLSEVKNIIDKASRTLKPGVSGEHGTIPLVLCADLNSLPDSGVVEYLSTGGVETNHKDFKELRYNESLTNFSCNGKNGTTNGRITHGFKLKSAYENGLMPYTNYTFDFKGIIDYIFYSKPQLNILGILGPLDHHWLIENNISGCPHPLIPSDHFSLFAQLELLLPFLPPVNGIHLPGRR, from the exons ATGCCCAAGGAAAAGTACGATCCACCTGATCCACGGAGGATGTACACAATTATGTCCTCAGAGGAAGCAGCCAACGGAAAGAAATCACACTGGGCGGAGTTGGAAATAAGTG GGAAAGTGAGAAGCTTAAGTTCATCGTTGTGGACACTGACCCATTTGACAGCTTTGCATCTCAGTGACAATTCCTTATCCCGTATTCCTTCAGACATTGCCAAGCTTCACAATCTGGTGTATCTGGACCTGTCCTCTAACAAAATCCGCAGTTTACCAGCAGAGCTCGGAAACATGGTGTCACTCAG GGAACTACATTTAAATAACAACCTGTTACGAGTTTTACCTTTTGAGCTGGGAAAACTGTTCCAGTTACAGACTTTGGGTCTGAAAG GAAATCCACTTACACAGGATATTCTGAACCTTTATCAGGAACCAGATGGGACACGAAGGCTACTGAACTATTTGCTTGATAATTTGGCAGGTACTGCAAAAAGAA TTTCAACAGAACAACCACCTCCAAGATCTTGGATTATGTTGCAAGAACCAGACCGTACAAGACCAACAG CCTTGTTCTCTGTCATGTGTTACAACGTACTTTGTGACAAATATGCTACCCGGCAGTTGTATGGCTATTGTCCATCTTGGGCACTGAACtgggaatacagaaaaaaagccaTTATGCAGGAAATCCTGAGCTGTAATGCCGACATCATAAGTCTTCAG GAGGTTGAAACTGAACAGTACTACAGTTTTTTCCTGGTAGAATTGAAAGAACGTGGCTATAATGGATTCTTCAGTCCAAAATCCAGAGCTAGGACAATGtcagaacaggaaagaaaacatgttGATGGTTGtgcaatatttttcaaaacagaaaa ATTTACTTTGGTTCAAAAACATACCGTTGAGTTCAATCAACTAGCTATGGCAAACTCAGAAGGTTCAGAAGCTATGTTGAACAGAGTTATGACAAAAGATAACATTGGAGTTGCTGTATTATTAGAACTGCGAAAAGAATTGATAGAAATGTCAT CTGGAAAACCACACCTTGGGATGGAAAAGCAGCTAGTTCTTGTTGCTAATGCACATATGCATTGGGACCCAGATTATTCTGACGTGAAGCTAGTTCAGACTATGATGTTCCTGTCTGAGGTAAAGAACATTATTGATAAAGCTTCCCGTACTCTCAAGCCTGGTGTTTCGGGAGAACATGGAACCATTCCACTTGTACTGTGTGCCGATCTGAATTCTCTGCCAGACTCTG GTGTTGTTGAGTATTTGAGTACTGGTGGAGTGGAAACAAACCACAAAGATTTCAAGGAACTGAGATACAATGAAAGTCTTACTAACTTCAGCTGTAATGGAAAAAATGgaacaacaaacggaagaattacACATGGTTTCAAGTTGAAGAGTGCCTATGAGAATGGTCTAATGCCTTATACAAATTACACATTTGATTTCAAG GGTATTATTGACTACATCTTCTATTCTAAACCTCAGCTAAACATACTTGGCATTCTTGGACCTTTGGATCATCATTGGTTAATAGAGAACAATATAAGTGGTTGTCCGCATCCGCTCATCCCTTCTGACCACTTCTCACTTTTTGCACAACTGGAGCTTTTGCTGCCTTTCCTGCCTCCTGTAAATGGAATCCATCTCCCTGGCAGGAGGTAG
- the CNOT6 gene encoding CCR4-NOT transcription complex subunit 6 isoform X2 — MPKEKYDPPDPRRMYTIMSSEEAANGKKSHWAELEISGKVRSLSSSLWTLTHLTALHLSDNSLSRIPSDIAKLHNLVYLDLSSNKIRSLPAELGNMVSLRELHLNNNLLRVLPFELGKLFQLQTLGLKGNPLTQDILNLYQEPDGTRRLLNYLLDNLAVSTEQPPPRSWIMLQEPDRTRPTALFSVMCYNVLCDKYATRQLYGYCPSWALNWEYRKKAIMQEILSCNADIISLQEVETEQYYSFFLVELKERGYNGFFSPKSRARTMSEQERKHVDGCAIFFKTEKFTLVQKHTVEFNQLAMANSEGSEAMLNRVMTKDNIGVAVLLELRKELIEMSSGKPHLGMEKQLVLVANAHMHWDPDYSDVKLVQTMMFLSEVKNIIDKASRTLKPGVSGEHGTIPLVLCADLNSLPDSGVVEYLSTGGVETNHKDFKELRYNESLTNFSCNGKNGTTNGRITHGFKLKSAYENGLMPYTNYTFDFKGIIDYIFYSKPQLNILGILGPLDHHWLIENNISGCPHPLIPSDHFSLFAQLELLLPFLPPVNGIHLPGRR, encoded by the exons ATGCCCAAGGAAAAGTACGATCCACCTGATCCACGGAGGATGTACACAATTATGTCCTCAGAGGAAGCAGCCAACGGAAAGAAATCACACTGGGCGGAGTTGGAAATAAGTG GGAAAGTGAGAAGCTTAAGTTCATCGTTGTGGACACTGACCCATTTGACAGCTTTGCATCTCAGTGACAATTCCTTATCCCGTATTCCTTCAGACATTGCCAAGCTTCACAATCTGGTGTATCTGGACCTGTCCTCTAACAAAATCCGCAGTTTACCAGCAGAGCTCGGAAACATGGTGTCACTCAG GGAACTACATTTAAATAACAACCTGTTACGAGTTTTACCTTTTGAGCTGGGAAAACTGTTCCAGTTACAGACTTTGGGTCTGAAAG GAAATCCACTTACACAGGATATTCTGAACCTTTATCAGGAACCAGATGGGACACGAAGGCTACTGAACTATTTGCTTGATAATTTGGCAG TTTCAACAGAACAACCACCTCCAAGATCTTGGATTATGTTGCAAGAACCAGACCGTACAAGACCAACAG CCTTGTTCTCTGTCATGTGTTACAACGTACTTTGTGACAAATATGCTACCCGGCAGTTGTATGGCTATTGTCCATCTTGGGCACTGAACtgggaatacagaaaaaaagccaTTATGCAGGAAATCCTGAGCTGTAATGCCGACATCATAAGTCTTCAG GAGGTTGAAACTGAACAGTACTACAGTTTTTTCCTGGTAGAATTGAAAGAACGTGGCTATAATGGATTCTTCAGTCCAAAATCCAGAGCTAGGACAATGtcagaacaggaaagaaaacatgttGATGGTTGtgcaatatttttcaaaacagaaaa ATTTACTTTGGTTCAAAAACATACCGTTGAGTTCAATCAACTAGCTATGGCAAACTCAGAAGGTTCAGAAGCTATGTTGAACAGAGTTATGACAAAAGATAACATTGGAGTTGCTGTATTATTAGAACTGCGAAAAGAATTGATAGAAATGTCAT CTGGAAAACCACACCTTGGGATGGAAAAGCAGCTAGTTCTTGTTGCTAATGCACATATGCATTGGGACCCAGATTATTCTGACGTGAAGCTAGTTCAGACTATGATGTTCCTGTCTGAGGTAAAGAACATTATTGATAAAGCTTCCCGTACTCTCAAGCCTGGTGTTTCGGGAGAACATGGAACCATTCCACTTGTACTGTGTGCCGATCTGAATTCTCTGCCAGACTCTG GTGTTGTTGAGTATTTGAGTACTGGTGGAGTGGAAACAAACCACAAAGATTTCAAGGAACTGAGATACAATGAAAGTCTTACTAACTTCAGCTGTAATGGAAAAAATGgaacaacaaacggaagaattacACATGGTTTCAAGTTGAAGAGTGCCTATGAGAATGGTCTAATGCCTTATACAAATTACACATTTGATTTCAAG GGTATTATTGACTACATCTTCTATTCTAAACCTCAGCTAAACATACTTGGCATTCTTGGACCTTTGGATCATCATTGGTTAATAGAGAACAATATAAGTGGTTGTCCGCATCCGCTCATCCCTTCTGACCACTTCTCACTTTTTGCACAACTGGAGCTTTTGCTGCCTTTCCTGCCTCCTGTAAATGGAATCCATCTCCCTGGCAGGAGGTAG